One Mucilaginibacter ginkgonis genomic region harbors:
- a CDS encoding sodium:solute symporter family transporter, which translates to MSKLTNGDYIVFLIYFVLVSAYGYWIYKRKHNADATSKDYFLAEGSLTWWAIGASLIASNISAEQFIGTSGSAFKEGLAIATYEWMAAFSLVVVAIFFIPVYLKNKIFTMPQFLSERYNGTVAMIMAIFWLLLYIVVNLMSILYLGAVAISNISGLDLYLCIAFLALFAIIITLGGMKVIGYTDVIQVLVLIIGGVVATYLALNRISELTGTTGWLAGLKTLHNDAGDHFHMILKRDNPNYMDLPGLSVLIGGMLIVNLNYWGCNQYITQRALGANLQTARGGLLFAAFLKLLMPIIVVLPGIAAYYLYQKGMFHQEMMSSRGVMDPNKAYPSIITLLPAGLKGLSFAALTAAIVASLAGKANSIATIFTLDIYKKAIKPDATDRQLVNLGKVAVVIAMLLGVVLSLIIGESLMGEGKQGFQYIQEYTGFVSPGIFAMFILGFFWKRTTSSAAVFGAVGGFILSCFFKFLPQLVNLQFLASTGFSKQNDKGVYEIPFIDRMGFVFLICVIGMWIISVVETFKGVKTNGLEVDSSMFKTNRAFTAGALIVGGLIVALYSIFW; encoded by the coding sequence ATGAGTAAGCTCACCAATGGCGATTACATTGTCTTTCTGATCTATTTTGTCTTAGTTTCTGCGTACGGCTATTGGATCTATAAGCGCAAACACAACGCCGATGCCACCTCTAAAGATTATTTTCTGGCAGAAGGTTCTTTAACCTGGTGGGCCATTGGCGCTTCGCTTATTGCGTCAAATATCTCTGCCGAGCAGTTTATTGGCACCAGCGGGTCGGCATTTAAAGAAGGGCTGGCCATAGCTACATACGAGTGGATGGCCGCGTTTTCACTAGTGGTGGTAGCTATTTTCTTCATTCCGGTTTATCTGAAGAATAAGATCTTCACTATGCCGCAATTCCTGAGCGAGCGTTACAACGGCACGGTAGCCATGATCATGGCGATATTCTGGTTGTTGCTGTACATCGTAGTGAACCTGATGTCTATTCTTTATCTGGGAGCTGTCGCTATTAGTAATATCTCCGGATTAGACTTGTACCTGTGCATCGCTTTCCTGGCGCTATTTGCCATTATCATCACCCTGGGCGGCATGAAGGTGATTGGGTACACCGATGTGATACAGGTTTTGGTATTGATCATAGGCGGGGTTGTGGCTACTTACCTGGCTTTAAACCGCATTAGCGAGTTAACCGGCACTACAGGCTGGCTGGCCGGGTTAAAGACGTTACACAACGACGCCGGCGACCACTTCCACATGATATTGAAAAGGGACAATCCTAACTATATGGACCTACCCGGACTTAGTGTTTTGATAGGCGGCATGCTTATAGTGAACCTTAACTATTGGGGTTGTAATCAATATATTACGCAGCGCGCGTTAGGCGCAAACCTGCAGACAGCACGTGGCGGTTTGCTGTTTGCTGCATTTTTGAAATTGTTGATGCCTATCATTGTAGTGCTGCCCGGTATCGCGGCGTATTATCTTTACCAAAAGGGTATGTTCCATCAAGAGATGATGAGTTCCAGAGGCGTAATGGATCCCAACAAAGCTTATCCTTCGATCATCACACTTTTACCTGCCGGGTTAAAAGGTTTGTCGTTCGCTGCATTGACAGCGGCAATCGTGGCTTCACTGGCTGGCAAGGCAAATTCTATCGCCACCATATTCACTTTGGACATTTATAAAAAAGCAATCAAGCCGGACGCTACAGACAGGCAACTGGTAAACCTGGGCAAAGTCGCTGTGGTAATTGCCATGCTGCTTGGCGTAGTGCTTTCTTTAATTATCGGCGAAAGTTTAATGGGCGAGGGCAAGCAAGGCTTTCAATACATCCAGGAATATACAGGCTTTGTGTCGCCGGGTATATTTGCCATGTTCATCCTGGGTTTCTTCTGGAAGAGGACAACTTCGTCAGCAGCCGTATTCGGCGCCGTAGGCGGATTTATACTTTCGTGCTTCTTTAAGTTTTTACCGCAGCTGGTTAACCTGCAATTTTTGGCTTCAACGGGTTTCTCTAAACAGAACGACAAGGGTGTTTACGAAATACCCTTTATAGACCGCATGGGTTTTGTGTTCCTTATCTGCGTTATAGGCATGTGGATCATCTCGGTTGTCGAAACATTCAAAGGCGTTAAAACAAACGGACTAGAGGTAGACAGCAGCATGTTTAAGACCAACCGCGCATTTACAGCAGGTGCCCTTATCGTCGGCGGGCTGATCGTCGCGTTGTATTCTATCTTCTGGTAG
- a CDS encoding multicopper oxidase domain-containing protein encodes MKRLLFIILLFWSGVAFAQHHMAGMAYHNMSRAEMRLPFFEQKGNHAIYHIYLNDTTVNYNGKARPAMAINGSIPAPTLNFTEGDTAEIYVHNEMMMETSLHWHGLILPNNQDGVSYLTTTPIMPGKTYHFKFPLVQHGTYWYHSHTMTQEQSGLYGAFIIREREKTAIKDYTLVLSDWTDENPDNVERMLHNANDWFAIKKSSTQNYAEAIRTGHLKTKLTNEWKGMLAMDVSDVYYDNFFANGKVEDRAPQFKAGDKVRLRIVNGASSTYFWLTYAGGKIEVVANDGADVQPVAVDRLIIAAAETYDVVVTIPKDGSYEFLATPEDRTKHTSLWLGPGEKHAAVHLPKLKYFEGMKMMNGMMDMHGNMKNMGMDMANQVMDMNTVMYPEISGAENAARDTSGMNMPGMPMGDLVTLNYGMLKSPVKTTLPTGHVKDLYFELTGNMNRYVWTINNKTVSEADKILIKKGENVRVILYNNTMMRHPMHLHGHFFRVLNGQGEYSPMKNTLDIMPMERDTIEFRATESGDWFFHCHILYHMMSGMGRIFSYENSPPNPDIPDPASSIKKVYADDRRFYASARLGLESNGSDATASLANTRWKFSTLWHLGLNDRSGYESETMAGRYFGRMQWLHGYVGFDYHYQKISAPEKTLLGQVSNKNNRHTVIAGLAYTLPMLFVADARIDGNGKVRLQLGREDIPVTSRLRLNLVGNTDREYTAGLLYIVTKSFSFSAHYDSDMGLGGGLTLTY; translated from the coding sequence ATGAAAAGACTGCTTTTTATCATTCTATTATTTTGGAGTGGTGTTGCGTTTGCGCAACACCACATGGCCGGCATGGCGTATCATAACATGTCGAGGGCAGAGATGCGCCTGCCATTTTTTGAGCAAAAGGGCAACCATGCCATCTATCATATTTACCTGAATGATACTACCGTTAATTACAATGGCAAAGCTCGCCCGGCCATGGCTATTAATGGCAGCATACCCGCGCCAACGCTTAATTTTACAGAAGGTGATACCGCGGAAATTTATGTGCATAATGAGATGATGATGGAAACATCGCTGCACTGGCACGGGCTTATTTTGCCCAACAATCAGGATGGCGTTTCGTATTTGACCACTACGCCGATAATGCCGGGCAAAACCTATCATTTTAAGTTTCCGCTTGTACAGCACGGTACTTACTGGTACCACTCGCACACTATGACGCAGGAACAAAGCGGTTTGTATGGCGCATTCATTATCCGCGAACGCGAAAAAACTGCAATTAAGGATTATACCCTGGTGCTAAGTGACTGGACTGATGAAAACCCGGATAATGTTGAACGCATGCTGCACAACGCCAACGACTGGTTTGCAATTAAAAAAAGCAGCACTCAAAATTATGCAGAAGCAATCCGCACTGGGCATTTAAAAACCAAGTTGACCAATGAATGGAAGGGCATGCTGGCCATGGATGTAAGCGATGTGTATTATGATAATTTTTTCGCCAATGGTAAAGTTGAAGATCGGGCACCGCAATTTAAGGCAGGCGATAAAGTGCGCCTGCGTATAGTCAACGGTGCATCGTCCACTTACTTCTGGCTCACATACGCCGGTGGCAAAATAGAGGTCGTAGCCAATGACGGTGCCGACGTGCAGCCTGTTGCTGTCGACCGCTTGATTATTGCCGCTGCCGAAACTTATGATGTTGTTGTAACCATCCCGAAAGATGGCAGTTATGAGTTTTTGGCTACGCCGGAAGATCGCACCAAGCATACCTCGCTTTGGCTGGGCCCGGGTGAAAAACATGCCGCCGTGCACTTGCCGAAACTCAAATATTTTGAGGGCATGAAAATGATGAACGGCATGATGGATATGCACGGCAACATGAAAAACATGGGTATGGACATGGCCAACCAGGTGATGGATATGAACACCGTTATGTACCCCGAGATCAGTGGTGCTGAAAATGCTGCAAGAGACACGTCGGGTATGAACATGCCGGGTATGCCGATGGGCGATCTGGTAACGCTTAATTACGGCATGCTGAAGTCTCCTGTTAAAACCACTTTGCCTACAGGCCATGTGAAAGACCTGTATTTTGAACTTACCGGCAACATGAACCGTTATGTGTGGACCATCAATAACAAGACGGTGTCCGAGGCTGACAAAATTCTGATCAAAAAAGGTGAAAATGTGCGCGTCATCTTATACAACAATACCATGATGCGGCACCCAATGCACCTCCACGGACATTTCTTTAGGGTGTTGAACGGGCAAGGCGAATATTCGCCGATGAAAAATACGCTGGACATTATGCCGATGGAACGCGATACCATAGAGTTTCGCGCTACTGAAAGCGGCGACTGGTTTTTTCACTGCCACATACTCTATCACATGATGAGTGGCATGGGGCGGATATTTAGTTATGAGAATTCGCCACCTAATCCGGATATCCCCGATCCTGCATCATCCATAAAGAAAGTCTACGCTGATGACCGCCGTTTTTACGCCTCGGCCCGGTTGGGTTTAGAGAGCAATGGCAGCGACGCTACCGCTTCGCTGGCTAATACCAGATGGAAGTTCTCAACGCTATGGCACCTGGGTTTGAACGACCGCAGCGGTTACGAAAGCGAAACGATGGCCGGCAGATATTTTGGCCGCATGCAATGGCTGCATGGTTATGTAGGTTTCGATTATCATTATCAAAAGATTTCGGCGCCCGAGAAAACATTACTTGGGCAGGTAAGCAATAAAAATAACAGGCACACGGTTATTGCGGGCTTGGCTTATACCCTGCCTATGCTTTTTGTTGCTGACGCCCGCATAGATGGTAACGGTAAAGTACGCTTACAGCTAGGCCGCGAAGATATTCCGGTAACCAGCCGGCTGCGTTTAAACCTGGTAGGCAACACAGACCGGGAATATACTGCCGGGCTGCTATACATTGTCACCAAAAGCTTTTCTTTCTCTGCCCACTATGACAGCGATATGGGCCTTGGCGGTGGCTTAACGCTGACTTACTAA
- a CDS encoding DUF3347 domain-containing protein, producing MKYLFIALLLFAGISRTNAQQPADAANKMLTAYYGLKNALVADNTAEAKTQAKELLANISTFPADKLDAAQLKNWNTYKEKLEFDSRHISETAAIAHQREHFESLSKNMYQVVSALKLNNAAVYYQFCPMKKATWLSETAAIKNPYFGKQMLTCGKTTETIPAKK from the coding sequence ATGAAATATCTTTTCATCGCCCTTTTATTATTTGCCGGCATAAGCCGCACAAATGCGCAGCAACCAGCAGATGCTGCCAACAAAATGCTTACTGCTTATTATGGTCTAAAAAACGCCTTGGTTGCCGACAATACCGCCGAGGCGAAAACTCAGGCCAAAGAATTGCTTGCGAATATAAGCACCTTCCCGGCGGATAAACTTGATGCCGCTCAACTAAAGAATTGGAACACCTATAAAGAAAAGCTGGAGTTTGACAGCCGCCACATCAGCGAGACAGCGGCCATCGCTCATCAGCGCGAACACTTCGAAAGTTTGTCAAAAAACATGTACCAGGTAGTTTCTGCTTTGAAACTCAACAACGCAGCAGTCTATTACCAATTTTGTCCTATGAAAAAGGCAACCTGGCTAAGCGAGACAGCGGCCATTAAAAATCCCTATTTCGGTAAGCAAATGTTAACCTGCGGAAAAACCACAGAAACCATTCCTGCTAAAAAATAA
- a CDS encoding ABC-F family ATP-binding cassette domain-containing protein, with protein sequence MITISNLSLRYGKRTLFEDVNLKFTQGNCYGIIGANGAGKSTFLKILSGEIDPTTGSVSFTPGERMAVLTQNHYAFDEFPVIETVMMGHKEMYSVMKEKDAIYLKEDFSDADGERAGELENLFAEMDGWNAESNAATLLSNLGITEDLHYKLLQELDGNQKVRVLLAQALFGKPDILLLDEPTNDLDIKTIAWLEDFLAGYEAIVIVVSHDRHFLDTVCTHVVDIDFGKMTIYTGNYSFWYQSSQLALKQRSDQNKKMEDKVKELQEFIRRFSANASKSKQATSRKKALDKINIDEIKASNRKYPAIMFNQMAREAGDQILTIEKMGKTANGEVLFDNINLHVNKGDKIAVLSNNSLATSAFYDILSGNDTDFRGSFKWGVTINPAEIPIDNSEFFDGKDENLIDWLREFSPGEKDDQFIRSFLGRMLFSGEEVLKKCSVLSGGEKMRCMFSRMMLQQGNVLLFDEPTNHLDLESIEALNNGMKDFKGSMLFTCRDHELTETVATRVIELTPHGIIDKLMTYDEYINSDVVAKQREELYA encoded by the coding sequence ATGATCACGATATCAAACTTATCGTTGCGTTATGGTAAACGTACACTGTTCGAAGATGTAAACCTAAAGTTTACGCAGGGCAACTGTTATGGCATTATTGGTGCTAACGGTGCCGGTAAGTCTACGTTTCTGAAAATCTTATCGGGCGAGATAGACCCAACCACAGGTTCTGTGAGCTTTACCCCCGGCGAGCGTATGGCGGTGCTTACGCAAAATCACTACGCTTTCGACGAATTTCCGGTAATAGAAACCGTGATGATGGGCCATAAGGAAATGTACAGCGTAATGAAAGAGAAAGACGCTATCTACCTTAAAGAAGATTTTAGCGATGCCGATGGCGAGCGTGCCGGCGAACTGGAAAACCTTTTCGCTGAAATGGATGGCTGGAACGCCGAAAGTAACGCTGCCACATTGCTGAGCAACCTGGGGATAACTGAAGATTTGCATTACAAACTATTGCAGGAACTTGATGGTAACCAAAAGGTACGCGTTTTATTGGCGCAGGCACTTTTTGGCAAACCGGATATTTTGTTACTGGATGAGCCTACCAACGATTTGGACATTAAAACTATTGCCTGGTTAGAAGATTTCCTTGCCGGTTATGAGGCCATCGTGATCGTGGTATCGCACGACAGGCACTTCCTGGATACTGTTTGTACCCATGTGGTAGATATCGACTTCGGTAAGATGACCATCTACACAGGTAACTACTCATTCTGGTATCAAAGCAGCCAATTGGCTTTGAAACAACGTAGTGACCAGAATAAGAAAATGGAAGATAAGGTGAAAGAACTTCAGGAGTTTATCCGCCGTTTCAGTGCCAATGCTTCTAAGTCTAAACAAGCTACGAGTCGTAAAAAAGCGCTTGATAAGATCAACATCGATGAGATCAAAGCAAGTAACCGTAAGTACCCGGCCATTATGTTTAACCAGATGGCGCGCGAAGCCGGCGACCAGATCTTAACCATCGAGAAAATGGGCAAGACCGCCAATGGCGAAGTACTGTTTGATAACATCAACCTGCATGTTAATAAAGGCGATAAGATAGCTGTACTATCTAACAATAGTTTGGCGACCTCTGCCTTCTACGATATTTTGAGCGGTAACGATACCGACTTCCGCGGGTCGTTCAAATGGGGTGTAACCATCAACCCGGCCGAGATTCCTATTGATAATTCTGAATTTTTTGACGGTAAAGATGAGAACCTGATCGATTGGCTGCGCGAATTTTCACCGGGTGAGAAAGACGACCAATTTATCCGCAGCTTTTTGGGCCGGATGCTATTCAGCGGCGAAGAGGTATTGAAAAAATGTAGCGTGCTTAGCGGTGGCGAAAAAATGCGCTGCATGTTTAGCCGCATGATGCTGCAGCAAGGTAACGTGCTGCTATTTGATGAGCCGACCAACCACCTTGACCTGGAATCTATCGAAGCGTTAAACAATGGCATGAAAGATTTTAAAGGCTCCATGCTGTTCACCTGCCGCGACCACGAATTGACAGAAACCGTTGCAACCCGCGTGATCGAATTAACGCCGCACGGCATCATTGACAAGCTGATGACTTACGACGAATATATCAATAGCGACGTAGTCGCCAAACAACGCGAAGAGTTATACGCGTAA
- the pyrE gene encoding orotate phosphoribosyltransferase — protein MFNKTEIEQQVAEFLLQIKAIKLQPANPFTWASGWKSPIYCDNRVTLSHHNIRTYIRQQLSALITEEFGTVNAIAGVATAGIPQGVLVAQELGLPFIYVRSKPKEHGTAKMIEGEIVPGQRVAVVEDLISTGKSSLAAVEALRDAGYTVAGLAAIFTYGFTAAEDNFKAAKCRFATLSNYTALLKYAEQHGDIQPKDLDILGKWREDPANWGK, from the coding sequence ATGTTTAACAAAACTGAAATTGAACAGCAAGTAGCAGAATTTTTGCTGCAAATTAAAGCAATAAAACTGCAACCTGCTAATCCTTTTACATGGGCATCGGGATGGAAGTCACCCATTTATTGCGACAACCGCGTAACCCTTTCGCACCATAACATCCGCACCTACATAAGGCAGCAATTATCAGCTTTGATAACAGAAGAATTTGGCACCGTAAACGCTATTGCAGGTGTGGCAACGGCTGGCATTCCACAGGGTGTGCTGGTTGCGCAAGAGCTCGGCCTGCCATTCATATATGTGCGCTCTAAACCTAAAGAACATGGCACTGCTAAGATGATAGAGGGCGAAATCGTTCCCGGACAACGTGTGGCCGTAGTTGAAGATCTAATTTCTACCGGAAAAAGCAGTCTGGCAGCTGTTGAGGCATTGCGCGACGCAGGTTATACCGTAGCCGGACTTGCCGCGATCTTCACTTATGGTTTTACCGCCGCCGAAGACAACTTTAAAGCAGCTAAATGCCGCTTTGCAACGCTATCAAATTATACTGCTTTACTTAAATACGCCGAACAGCATGGTGACATCCAACCTAAAGACCTGGACATCCTAGGCAAATGGCGCGAAGACCCTGCTAATTGGGGTAAGTAG
- a CDS encoding NUDIX hydrolase, giving the protein MARNYKIYINHKTLIIAESAPLGLKKAQKMSEKPFDFGQVYLDVLRRQGDTFLVVTEDPKAFLKKIIKNITLIEASGGMVKNKKGEYLFIYRNDSWDLPKGKLEKDETTREGGVREVEEECGIEIESSGKKICKTYHAYISKGEVVLKKTHWYKMKYTGKGKLKPQLEEGITEVRWFDKDNTSEILANTFPSIVEVMKESGMIKENLAPPSE; this is encoded by the coding sequence ATGGCCCGAAACTACAAAATTTATATCAACCATAAGACGCTCATCATTGCCGAAAGTGCTCCTCTGGGATTAAAAAAGGCACAAAAGATGTCTGAAAAGCCGTTTGATTTCGGGCAGGTTTACCTAGATGTGCTTAGAAGGCAGGGAGATACATTTTTGGTAGTTACAGAAGATCCGAAAGCATTCCTCAAAAAAATAATTAAAAATATTACGCTCATTGAGGCATCGGGCGGGATGGTAAAAAATAAAAAAGGCGAGTACCTGTTTATCTACCGTAACGATAGCTGGGACCTGCCTAAAGGCAAGCTTGAAAAAGATGAAACCACACGCGAAGGCGGTGTACGTGAGGTAGAAGAGGAGTGCGGTATCGAAATTGAAAGTAGCGGAAAAAAGATCTGCAAAACATACCATGCCTACATATCAAAAGGCGAAGTGGTGCTGAAAAAGACCCACTGGTATAAAATGAAATATACCGGCAAAGGTAAACTGAAACCCCAACTGGAGGAGGGCATCACCGAAGTACGCTGGTTTGACAAAGACAATACCTCCGAGATATTGGCCAACACTTTTCCGTCTATTGTGGAAGTGATGAAAGAGTCGGGGATGATTAAAGAAAACTTAGCGCCGCCTTCGGAATAA
- the coaD gene encoding pantetheine-phosphate adenylyltransferase gives MKIALFPGSFDPVTKAHVDIVERSIGLFDKIYIGIGANSTKQGFLSVGKREEMLRAVFAHEPKIHIAAYEGLTIDFCRSINAAYMIRGIRTVSDFEYEKAIAQMNHALAPEIESIFIVSKPGYSSISSTIVREILKYNGDVSQFIPKAALSFL, from the coding sequence ATGAAGATTGCCCTGTTTCCCGGCTCGTTCGATCCTGTAACCAAAGCACATGTTGATATCGTAGAACGCTCTATCGGCTTGTTCGACAAGATCTATATTGGGATTGGTGCCAACAGTACTAAACAAGGGTTCCTGTCAGTAGGCAAACGCGAGGAAATGCTGAGGGCTGTATTTGCGCATGAGCCTAAAATCCACATCGCAGCTTACGAAGGATTAACCATAGATTTTTGCCGAAGCATAAACGCCGCGTACATGATCAGGGGTATACGTACCGTTTCTGATTTTGAATATGAAAAGGCTATCGCTCAAATGAACCATGCCCTTGCGCCGGAGATTGAAAGCATCTTCATTGTAAGCAAGCCGGGCTACTCTTCCATAAGTTCGACCATTGTACGCGAGATATTGAAATACAATGGCGATGTAAGCCAGTTTATTCCGAAGGCGGCGCTAAGTTTTCTTTAA
- the rsmD gene encoding 16S rRNA (guanine(966)-N(2))-methyltransferase RsmD yields the protein MRIIGGKLKGLRLNPPANLPVRPTTDLAKEALFNILQNQIELEGITVLDLFSGTGNVALEFASRYAESVLCIDRAFGCVKYVTEVAAQHKLDQLTTRKSDVFKYLAQQTDKYDLIFADPPYDLSRIPEIAKIVFDRDFLNPDGLLIIEHQSMQNLSNHPAFVEQRRYGHSSFSFFRNGN from the coding sequence ATGCGTATAATTGGCGGCAAGTTAAAAGGCCTGCGGCTTAATCCGCCTGCCAATCTTCCCGTGAGGCCGACGACTGATCTGGCCAAAGAAGCGCTGTTCAATATCCTGCAGAACCAAATAGAGTTAGAAGGCATAACCGTTTTGGATCTCTTCAGCGGCACGGGGAATGTGGCGTTAGAGTTTGCATCAAGGTATGCTGAATCTGTGCTATGTATAGACCGCGCGTTTGGTTGCGTAAAATATGTGACTGAAGTAGCCGCGCAGCATAAACTCGACCAGCTGACAACCCGCAAATCAGACGTTTTTAAATATCTGGCACAGCAAACAGATAAGTACGACCTGATATTCGCCGACCCACCTTACGACCTAAGCCGTATCCCGGAAATTGCCAAAATTGTTTTCGACCGCGATTTTTTGAACCCTGATGGTTTACTGATCATCGAGCACCAGTCTATGCAGAACCTAAGCAACCATCCCGCGTTTGTGGAACAGCGCAGGTACGGGCACTCGTCATTCTCGTTTTTTAGAAATGGCAATTGA
- a CDS encoding DUF3822 family protein: protein MISPLTPYLSGDYNPESAQNYNLLLGISENEFCYLVTENDTLLAFGVKLPISQLATPLTLKGAHPVNYKQVIAGVMPRDFSIIPNELFDPAKAHEFAKYLKIEEGDKIFSQHVDSGNQIVFSCSKNIEDRLSQTFSAVKINFLYKGWLQAIARKQPFNNSLYINIQDNLIRIANFTDEKLRFYNRYAISDNNDIVYYIALVAAELGITQSDASLVLSGAVSANDDIVDSLKEFFRQVEISKISLLSHIPAEVEPQHVLVLSALQLCV from the coding sequence ATGATCAGCCCGTTAACACCTTACCTAAGCGGAGACTACAATCCCGAAAGCGCGCAGAACTATAATTTGCTGTTAGGCATCAGCGAAAATGAATTCTGCTACCTGGTGACTGAGAATGATACCTTACTGGCATTCGGCGTGAAATTACCGATTAGCCAATTAGCTACACCACTTACGCTTAAAGGTGCCCACCCGGTAAATTACAAACAGGTGATAGCAGGCGTAATGCCCCGCGACTTTTCGATCATCCCTAATGAATTGTTCGACCCGGCTAAGGCGCACGAGTTTGCCAAGTATCTGAAAATAGAAGAAGGCGATAAAATATTCAGTCAGCATGTAGACTCGGGCAACCAGATCGTCTTCTCCTGCAGCAAAAATATCGAAGATCGGCTATCCCAAACCTTCTCAGCTGTAAAGATCAACTTCTTGTATAAAGGCTGGCTGCAAGCCATTGCCCGCAAGCAGCCGTTTAATAACAGTCTTTACATTAACATACAGGATAACCTGATACGCATTGCCAACTTTACAGACGAGAAGCTGAGATTCTACAACCGCTATGCCATATCAGACAACAACGACATAGTATACTATATCGCTCTGGTAGCAGCCGAATTAGGTATAACCCAGTCCGACGCGTCATTAGTGCTAAGCGGTGCTGTTTCTGCTAATGATGATATAGTAGATTCGCTTAAAGAGTTCTTTCGCCAGGTAGAGATCAGCAAGATATCATTGTTATCACATATCCCGGCCGAGGTTGAGCCGCAACACGTTTTGGTATTGTCTGCATTGCAGCTATGCGTATAA
- a CDS encoding ATP-dependent DNA helicase, translating into MSTIQYLEKAFPHEPTPQQAGLFQKLHTFIMDQSGYACFILKGYAGTGKTTIVSALVKALRHYGLKSVLLAPTGRAAKVISGYSGKKAFTIHKKIYRKRQAMGMDTGFANAINLAEDTIFVVDEASMISDEGTGFTRDTLLADLVTYVYNDKNCKLLLVGDTAQLPPVGSEFSPALDAKLLTDNFGLEVKSYELTDVLRQQKESGILFNVTGIRNIIREGEEYAPQIITKGYKDVYRMTGERLQEGLEYTYNKFGFENTLIVCRSNKNANMYNQQIRSRLLYREEELTGGDRVMVVKNNYFWLQSGEGDSTDFIANGDMGVITRVRRTEEMYGHRFADVLLQLSDLAEEKTIECKVMLDTLTSETPAMSSAAQKEFYAEVMKDYAHIPNRRQQMNELKLNPYYNALQIKFSYAVTCHKAQGGQWDAVFVDQGYLTDEMLNTDFLRWLYTACTRARQELFLVNFGKQFFAEVSE; encoded by the coding sequence TTGTCAACCATTCAGTATTTAGAGAAAGCATTTCCGCATGAGCCTACGCCGCAGCAGGCCGGGCTTTTTCAAAAGCTGCATACCTTCATTATGGACCAAAGCGGTTATGCCTGTTTTATTCTAAAGGGCTACGCGGGCACAGGCAAAACAACCATTGTTAGTGCATTGGTTAAGGCTTTGAGGCATTATGGATTAAAGTCGGTGTTACTGGCGCCTACCGGGAGGGCGGCCAAAGTGATCAGCGGTTACTCGGGCAAAAAGGCATTTACCATTCACAAAAAGATCTACCGTAAACGCCAGGCCATGGGCATGGATACAGGTTTTGCAAACGCCATAAACCTGGCCGAGGACACCATTTTCGTAGTTGATGAGGCTTCAATGATCTCTGATGAAGGCACCGGCTTTACGCGTGATACCTTACTTGCCGACCTGGTCACCTATGTATATAACGACAAGAACTGCAAGTTGCTTTTGGTGGGCGATACCGCCCAGCTGCCGCCTGTAGGCAGCGAGTTTAGTCCGGCGCTGGATGCCAAGTTGCTGACAGACAATTTCGGGCTGGAGGTAAAAAGCTACGAGCTGACCGACGTGCTGCGTCAGCAAAAGGAATCGGGGATATTGTTCAATGTAACGGGTATCCGCAACATCATTCGCGAGGGGGAAGAGTATGCACCGCAGATAATTACCAAAGGTTATAAGGACGTTTACAGGATGACCGGCGAGCGGCTGCAGGAGGGACTTGAATATACCTACAACAAATTCGGTTTCGAGAACACGCTGATCGTTTGCCGCTCTAACAAGAATGCCAACATGTACAATCAGCAGATACGCAGCCGCCTACTGTACCGTGAGGAAGAATTAACCGGCGGCGACCGCGTAATGGTGGTGAAAAACAATTATTTCTGGCTGCAAAGCGGCGAGGGCGACAGTACCGACTTTATCGCCAACGGTGATATGGGCGTGATTACCCGTGTACGCCGCACGGAAGAAATGTATGGCCACCGTTTTGCAGATGTACTGCTGCAGCTATCAGACCTGGCCGAAGAAAAGACCATCGAGTGCAAGGTGATGCTGGATACGCTAACCTCCGAGACGCCGGCCATGTCATCCGCCGCGCAAAAGGAGTTTTATGCCGAGGTGATGAAGGATTACGCGCATATTCCTAACCGGCGCCAGCAGATGAACGAATTAAAGCTCAACCCTTATTATAACGCCTTGCAGATAAAATTCTCTTACGCCGTTACCTGCCACAAAGCGCAGGGCGGTCAGTGGGACGCGGTTTTTGTTGACCAAGGGTACCTGACGGATGAGATGTTAAACACCGATTTCCTGCGCTGGCTTTATACCGCCTGCACCCGCGCCCGGCAGGAGTTGTTCCTGGTGAATTTTGGCAAGCAGTTTTTTGCTGAGGTAAGCGAATAA